In the Hyphomonadaceae bacterium BL14 genome, one interval contains:
- a CDS encoding TIGR00730 family Rossman fold protein yields MKRMIELPVETQPGDPLEAYFNPDFMNSPTARPLRILAEYLQPKERFEQREINDTILFFGSARVLPADVAQARLDAAQAEGGEDAVKLAQRAVMMSRYYEDARELAKRLTHWSLNLEPCGGRRFVVCTGAGPGIMEAANRGAMEAGGETVGLGITLPMEEANNPYVTPDLNFEFHYFFTRKFWFLYPAKALVLMPGGFGTLDELFETLTLLQTKKMKKRLPVVLFGTDYWDKVLNLEALVEFGAINAADLDLIHRTDSVDEAYTYIVDELCEYALPNPGPGM; encoded by the coding sequence ATGAAGCGTATGATCGAGTTGCCAGTGGAGACCCAGCCGGGCGATCCGCTGGAGGCTTATTTCAATCCCGATTTCATGAACTCGCCGACAGCGCGGCCTCTGCGCATCCTGGCTGAATATCTTCAGCCCAAGGAGCGCTTCGAACAGCGCGAGATCAACGACACCATTTTGTTCTTTGGCTCGGCGCGCGTCCTGCCCGCCGATGTGGCGCAGGCGCGTCTGGACGCGGCGCAGGCTGAGGGCGGCGAGGACGCGGTGAAGCTGGCGCAGCGTGCCGTCATGATGTCGCGCTACTATGAAGACGCGCGCGAGCTGGCCAAGCGGCTCACCCACTGGTCGCTCAATCTCGAGCCGTGCGGCGGGCGGCGCTTTGTGGTGTGCACCGGTGCCGGGCCCGGCATCATGGAAGCGGCCAATCGCGGCGCCATGGAGGCGGGCGGCGAGACGGTGGGCCTGGGCATCACCCTGCCCATGGAGGAAGCCAATAACCCCTATGTGACGCCGGACCTCAATTTCGAGTTCCACTACTTCTTCACGCGCAAATTCTGGTTTTTGTATCCGGCCAAGGCGCTGGTCCTGATGCCCGGCGGGTTCGGCACGCTGGACGAATTGTTCGAGACCCTGACCCTGCTCCAGACCAAAAAGATGAAAAAGCGCCTGCCCGTGGTGCTGTTCGGCACGGACTACTGGGACAAGGTGCTCAATCTGGAGGCTCTGGTCGAGTTCGGTGCCATCAACGCCGCCGACCTTGACCTCATCCACCGCACCGACAGCGTGGACGAGGCGTACACCTACATCGTCGACGAGCTGTGCGAATATGCCCTGCCCAATCCGGGACCGGGGATGTAG
- the ppa gene encoding inorganic diphosphatase, which yields MRIEAISIGQNPPDDINVIIEVPFGGQPVKYELDKSSGTLWVDRYLHTPMRYPCNYGFTPHTLSLDGDPIDVMVLGQTELVPGCVMRARPIGVLVMEDESGQDEKILAVPHAKLTPLYEEMKTYTDVHQAQIARITHFFEHYKDLEPRKWVKVQGWYGVERAREMILDSIERAKTAG from the coding sequence ATGCGCATTGAAGCCATCTCCATCGGGCAGAACCCGCCCGACGATATCAATGTCATCATCGAAGTGCCGTTCGGCGGCCAGCCGGTGAAGTATGAGCTGGACAAGAGCTCCGGCACGCTCTGGGTGGACCGCTATCTGCACACACCCATGCGCTATCCGTGCAATTACGGCTTCACGCCCCACACCCTGTCCCTGGATGGCGACCCCATCGACGTGATGGTGCTGGGTCAGACCGAGCTGGTACCGGGCTGCGTGATGCGCGCGCGCCCCATCGGCGTGCTGGTGATGGAGGACGAGAGCGGTCAGGACGAGAAAATCCTTGCCGTGCCCCACGCCAAGCTGACGCCGCTGTATGAAGAGATGAAAACCTATACCGATGTGCACCAGGCGCAGATCGCGCGCATCACCCATTTCTTCGAGCACTACAAGGATCTCGAACCGCGCAAATGGGTGAAGGTCCAGGGCTGGTACGGCGTCGAGCGCGCGCGTGAAATGATCCTGGACTCCATCGAGCGGGCCAAGACCGCCGGCTGA
- a CDS encoding DUF192 domain-containing protein, with protein sequence MNMIAPALSRFAGAFAALFLVSATWAHADPTARETVVEYGGPDLVVIDTADGPVELIVEVAASDDARQRGLMHRESLDPDAGMLFDFQREQIVSIWMENTLIPLDILYIRADGRIAKIIAHAQPMSRRQLLSDFPVLSVLEINAGRSAELGISPGDIVRHALFGNEATVQPEPEPEPEAGPGPEGDDGEPGNDEPGDEPGEGEPGEEPADEEPAGDGGEGGDNR encoded by the coding sequence ATGAACATGATCGCCCCCGCCTTGTCCCGCTTCGCCGGCGCGTTTGCCGCGCTGTTCCTTGTGTCGGCCACCTGGGCCCACGCCGATCCCACTGCGCGCGAGACGGTGGTGGAGTATGGCGGACCCGACCTTGTCGTGATCGACACGGCGGACGGCCCGGTCGAGCTGATTGTGGAGGTCGCCGCCAGCGACGACGCGCGCCAGCGCGGCCTGATGCACCGCGAGTCGCTCGATCCCGACGCCGGCATGCTGTTTGATTTCCAGCGTGAGCAGATCGTCTCCATCTGGATGGAGAACACGCTGATCCCGCTGGATATTCTGTATATTCGCGCCGACGGGCGCATCGCCAAGATCATCGCCCACGCGCAGCCCATGTCGCGCCGCCAGCTCTTGTCGGACTTTCCGGTGCTCAGCGTGCTGGAGATCAATGCGGGCCGCTCCGCCGAGCTGGGCATTTCGCCCGGCGACATCGTGCGCCATGCCCTGTTCGGCAATGAAGCCACTGTTCAGCCCGAGCCCGAGCCCGAGCCCGAGGCCGGTCCGGGGCCTGAAGGCGATGACGGTGAGCCGGGCAATGACGAACCGGGTGATGAGCCTGGCGAGGGTGAGCCCGGTGAAGAGCCGGCAGACGAAGAGCCCGCCGGTGATGGCGGCGAGGGCGGGGATAACCGCTGA
- a CDS encoding ETC complex I subunit, with translation MFAKIYRPAKTAMQSGRAKTHDWLLEFIPSMAKRPDPLMGWASSNDTRRQIRLSFETRDEAVAYAQRHAIPFQVFEARETPRRIKTYAGNFAYERKEPWSH, from the coding sequence ATGTTCGCCAAAATCTATCGTCCGGCGAAAACCGCGATGCAGTCCGGCCGGGCCAAGACCCATGACTGGCTGCTGGAGTTTATCCCCTCCATGGCCAAGCGCCCGGACCCGCTCATGGGCTGGGCCTCGTCCAATGATACCCGCCGCCAGATCCGCCTCAGCTTTGAGACCCGTGACGAGGCCGTGGCCTATGCCCAGCGTCACGCCATCCCGTTCCAGGTCTTCGAAGCGCGCGAAACGCCGCGCCGCATCAAAACCTATGCCGGCAATTTCGCCTATGAGCGCAAGGAGCCCTGGTCGCACTAG
- a CDS encoding efflux RND transporter periplasmic adaptor subunit has protein sequence MADDRRDQLQSLSIDRGGEAHSAGPNVLLQVLIATVSIAIGVALAWFLIPVLTSSDEPAPAAAPQIVAEASGVEAAAPAAQPAPRPAARASGLVASGYVTARRQATVSAEITGRIREVLIEEGTVVSEGEVLARLDDERARLDLDLFEAQAQAAEARARALGSQRAEAQLQLERAQRLVTSGFATEASITALQSQRDSLGSQIAAARADSAAARARLASQLDFVDRHVVRAPFGGVVIAKNAQVGEILSPGSAGGGFTRTGIATIVDMSSLELEVDVNEGQIQRVTAGQTVEAVLDAYPDWRIPARVEAIIPTADRARATIKVRVALLERDARILPDMAARVTFVDG, from the coding sequence ATGGCAGACGATCGCAGAGACCAGCTTCAATCCTTGAGCATAGACCGGGGCGGCGAAGCGCACAGCGCCGGGCCGAATGTGTTGCTTCAGGTGCTGATTGCCACGGTGTCGATCGCGATTGGCGTGGCACTGGCCTGGTTTTTGATCCCCGTCCTGACGTCATCCGATGAGCCGGCACCCGCCGCTGCGCCGCAGATTGTGGCTGAGGCGTCTGGCGTTGAAGCCGCTGCGCCCGCGGCCCAGCCCGCGCCGCGCCCCGCCGCGCGGGCGTCCGGCCTTGTGGCGTCGGGCTATGTCACGGCGCGCCGTCAGGCGACCGTGTCGGCGGAAATCACCGGCCGCATCCGCGAAGTGCTCATTGAGGAGGGCACAGTTGTCTCTGAGGGCGAGGTGCTCGCCAGGCTGGATGATGAGCGCGCGCGGCTGGACCTCGATCTGTTCGAGGCGCAGGCCCAGGCCGCCGAAGCACGCGCGCGCGCCCTCGGCAGCCAGCGCGCCGAGGCGCAGCTTCAGCTGGAGCGCGCGCAGCGCCTGGTCACCTCCGGGTTTGCCACAGAGGCCTCGATCACCGCTTTGCAGTCCCAGCGTGATTCGCTTGGCAGCCAGATCGCAGCCGCCCGCGCCGACTCGGCGGCGGCCCGCGCCCGTCTGGCCAGCCAGCTGGATTTTGTCGACCGCCATGTGGTGCGCGCGCCCTTCGGCGGCGTGGTGATCGCCAAGAACGCCCAGGTGGGTGAAATCCTGTCGCCGGGGTCTGCCGGTGGCGGATTCACCCGCACAGGCATCGCCACCATTGTGGATATGAGCAGCCTGGAACTCGAAGTGGACGTCAATGAGGGGCAGATCCAGCGCGTTACTGCCGGGCAGACTGTTGAGGCAGTACTCGACGCCTATCCGGACTGGCGTATCCCGGCGCGGGTGGAGGCAATCATCCCAACAGCCGACCGGGCGCGCGCCACGATCAAGGTGCGCGTGGCGCTACTGGAGCGGGATGCACGGATCCTGCCCGACATGGCGGCGCGCGTGACATTCGTCGACGGGTAG
- a CDS encoding ABC transporter ATP-binding protein translates to MAEALYQLNNLAKRYTRGRESITIFSDLTMTIGQGEFIAIMGPSGSGKTTLLNQLGGIDRPSSGEVLFDGARIDNMAQSKLAKWRAANVGFIFQFYNLMPTLTAAQNVELPLLLTKLSGKERKRRVQTALDIVKLADRSGHRPRQMSGGQQQRVAIARAIVADPKVLLCDEPTGDLDRTTADEVLGTLQLLNDELGKTIIMVTHDPAAAKYAKRELHLDKGRFVEAAGAPA, encoded by the coding sequence ATGGCCGAGGCGCTGTATCAGCTCAACAATCTTGCCAAGCGCTACACGCGCGGGCGCGAATCCATCACCATTTTCTCCGACCTCACGATGACCATCGGTCAGGGCGAGTTCATTGCGATCATGGGGCCGTCCGGTTCGGGCAAGACCACCCTGCTCAACCAGCTGGGCGGCATCGACCGGCCCAGCTCGGGCGAGGTGTTGTTCGACGGCGCGCGCATTGACAATATGGCCCAGTCGAAACTGGCCAAATGGCGCGCCGCGAATGTCGGTTTCATCTTCCAGTTCTACAATCTGATGCCCACGCTGACGGCGGCCCAGAACGTGGAATTGCCGCTGCTGCTCACCAAGCTCTCGGGCAAGGAGCGCAAGCGCCGGGTGCAGACCGCCCTGGATATCGTCAAGCTCGCCGACCGCTCCGGCCACAGGCCCCGCCAGATGTCGGGCGGTCAGCAACAGCGCGTGGCCATTGCGCGCGCGATCGTGGCCGATCCCAAAGTGCTGCTGTGCGATGAACCGACCGGTGATCTGGATCGCACCACCGCCGACGAGGTGCTGGGTACGCTCCAGCTTCTCAATGACGAGCTGGGCAAGACTATCATCATGGTGACCCACGACCCGGCTGCCGCGAAATATGCCAAGCGCGAACTGCACCTGGACAAAGGCCGGTTCGTCGAAGCTGCAGGCGCGCCCGCATGA
- a CDS encoding ABC transporter permease produces MNDATLIRKSLFRKKTRAILLVLSIMTAFLIFAVLGAFSRSLNSGVDTAAADRLVTLNAINFTLTMPYAYWGRVAQVDGVQAVTHASWFGGYYQEPRNFIQAFAADIESYLQVYAELEPVEGELETLFARRDCAAVGADLMNQYGWTQGQRIPLNSNIWRKEDGSQVWDLELCVVFDAQDQDVPTNYILLNYDYYNEALAFNRDQIGWIILTTGDPSINDRVAREIDALFANSPAETETSTEAAFGQAFLEQLGNIGLILTLVIGAAFATILMIVGTTMVMAINERTKEVAVMKTLGFAPPRIFIHVLSESVLLSLVGGLIGLGLAALLLAGVGAMLAGQLPGLRMTGEIAGQAIALMVAFGLVTGLMPAINAMRINIVDGLGKE; encoded by the coding sequence ATGAACGATGCCACGCTGATCCGCAAAAGCCTGTTCCGCAAGAAGACGCGGGCAATCCTGCTTGTGCTGTCGATCATGACAGCCTTCCTGATCTTCGCCGTGCTGGGTGCCTTTTCGCGCTCGCTCAATTCCGGTGTCGATACTGCGGCGGCGGACCGCCTGGTGACGCTGAACGCGATCAACTTCACCCTGACCATGCCCTACGCCTATTGGGGGCGCGTGGCGCAGGTGGACGGCGTTCAGGCGGTCACCCACGCCAGCTGGTTTGGCGGGTATTATCAGGAGCCGCGCAATTTCATCCAGGCCTTCGCCGCGGACATTGAGAGCTATCTCCAGGTGTATGCCGAGCTGGAGCCGGTGGAGGGCGAGCTGGAGACCCTGTTCGCGCGCCGCGATTGCGCCGCGGTCGGCGCCGATCTGATGAACCAGTATGGATGGACCCAGGGACAGCGCATTCCGCTGAACTCAAACATCTGGCGCAAGGAAGATGGCTCACAGGTCTGGGATCTCGAGCTATGCGTTGTCTTCGACGCACAGGATCAGGACGTTCCGACGAACTATATTTTGCTGAACTACGATTATTACAACGAGGCGCTGGCCTTCAACCGTGACCAGATCGGCTGGATCATTCTCACCACCGGGGATCCGTCCATCAATGACCGGGTCGCCCGGGAGATCGACGCGCTGTTCGCCAACTCGCCGGCGGAGACGGAGACGTCCACAGAGGCGGCGTTTGGCCAGGCCTTCCTGGAGCAGCTGGGCAATATCGGCCTTATTCTGACGCTGGTGATCGGCGCGGCCTTTGCCACGATCCTGATGATCGTCGGCACGACCATGGTGATGGCGATCAATGAGCGCACCAAGGAAGTGGCGGTCATGAAGACGCTGGGCTTCGCCCCGCCGCGGATCTTCATTCACGTGCTCAGCGAGTCGGTGCTGCTGAGCCTGGTCGGCGGATTGATCGGGCTCGGTTTGGCGGCACTGCTGCTGGCCGGCGTCGGCGCGATGCTGGCCGGTCAGCTGCCGGGCCTGCGCATGACGGGTGAGATAGCAGGCCAGGCCATTGCGCTGATGGTCGCGTTCGGCCTGGTTACCGGCTTGATGCCGGCGATCAACGCCATGCGGATCAATATCGTTGACGGTCTCGGGAAGGAGTAA